A window of Equus przewalskii isolate Varuska chromosome 6, EquPr2, whole genome shotgun sequence genomic DNA:
GAGGTTGTTAAATAGGTAAATGCCCCGGACCCAAAAAACACAGCAACAGCAACTATGTGGGAGCCACATGTGCTAAAGGCTTTGGACCTACCCTCAGCAGAAGGAATACAGAGGATATTGGAGAGAATGAAAGCATAAGAGATGAAGATGCTGATACTGGATAGTGTGATGACCACTcccacaacaataaaaaaaaccagCTTATTGACATGGGTGCTGGTACAGGAAAGCTGCAAGAGGGGCAGAACTTCACACAGATAATGGTCAATGATGTTGGAATCACAGAAGGTCAGTCTCAGCATGCTTCCAGTGTGAGCCATGGCCCCAGCAAACCCTATCACATACGAACCAAACACCAGCCCAGAACAGACTTGAGGGGACATGGTgactgtgtacagcagagggtTGCAGATAGCCACATAGCGATCATAGGCCATTGATACCAACACATAGCATTCAGAAttgacaaagaaacagaagaaaaatagttgAGCCATGCATCCCATATAAGAAATGATATTTTCTGACACAAAATCCTTCAGCATTTGGGGGGTAAACACGCAGGAATAACAGAGATCTATAAAAGACAagttaaagaggaaaaagtacattgGAGTGTGAAGGCTGGAACTCAGTGCAATTAAGGTGATCAAACCCAAGTTGCCCACCACAGTAAGCACATAGATCCCTAAGAACAAGAGGAAGAGGATAAACTGGAATTCTGATTGTTCTGATAATCCCATGAGGATAAACTCAGTCACTGAGGAGCTGTTTCTCAGAGTCATTCTCTTCTGGAGAGACATCTGTGGAAACAAGGGACAAAATACATATATTGATGATAGGCACAAGCATGGCTGATGGAAGAAGGCTCTAGAAGATAATCCAGTGCTTAGATATCCTCCCTTTtgcctttcttctctcatctAAGTTCCCCTCCAAGCTATTGACAATGTGTCGGTGACTATATTTCAGCTCTCCTGGGCTTATCATGAATCCAAGATAGGGTCTATTAGCATGAGCAGCAAGAATTCTGCCTCCACTTGAGAGAAGAAGAGATAGAACACTTGAATTCCCTGCCCAAAGATTCTCACAAAGACACCCTATGAGCCAGGAGTACAACCTGAGCCCACTGCCTCAGACTTTGAGAGACAGGAGCTCTCATGTGCCCCCTTGTCTCCacctcttctctgcttccatctccCAACCAGATATAGGCGTGCCACACTGGAGAGAAAGCCAAGGGTGTCCCCTACTGTCTCTGCACATCCTACCTTCCTCCTATAAGCCCCTTCACAACATTTCATGTCACAGTAAGAGCAGAGAAGGGATCAATACATCCCAGATCCCCTGGTTATGAGTTCAAAAGAAAACCGCCATGAAAGATGGGATTCAGACATTTACCTTCCTGTTCGCTGGCCCCTCTCAGTTCTGGGCCTTACACAATCTCTTTTTCCATTGGCCCAAAGGAAAAAATGGTGTTAGTGCTTAAAGCAGACAGCCTTAAGTTTTAACTCTTCTGATTCCCTTGGTGTTGAGACTCAGAGCTTTTATAGACCCCAATCTCAAAGGTGCTCTAGGAATAGACCAAGATTTCTGTTTGTGGATTTTCCCAGATGGTCTATATCAACGTCAGGAGAAAAAATAGCAACCCTCATTTTCGCCAGAACCCCAGCTGGCATATCATGGAGAACTTTATGCTACTTCATGATCTCAGAGACCTGATCAGGCACAATTTCCCCTGAGAATTTCTTAGAGATTTGTCCCTATGGGGAAGAAATTGCACTGTCTTTGTTTATGTCTTGGATTATGATTTTTACCTAGCATCTTAAGACTCAGGTGTTCTACTCAATCTTCTCCTTAACTTCAGGGATTTCAAGTCATTCAATGCTGAGTTTAGAGGCAcgtttttcctctccttcattaACTCTTGGTAGTTAAGCTTGCTTTTCAGGGAGAATGCTTCCCTTATTTTAGCCACCATTTACAAATTTTCAAAGAGAGTTTTGAGACTAGAACCTCCCCAAAGATAGATCAGACTtgtaagtgctatggagaacACCACAGACTAAGTGTTTCTGGCACCATGAGCTACTCATAACAGTGGAGACACCACACGATCACCACCACAAACATCACCTACTCTAGGTCTACTAAGGACCACAGACAGGCCTTTAATATGAGGAGATTACTTCCTGTTCCTCCCATGGCACAGGATCGAGGTGAAAAGGAGAACCCCATGTGGGAACTGTGCATCTGCAAGCTCTGCCTCAATATCTATGTAGGGGAGAGCACGGACAGACTGACCCGGGCCACCGAGGTGCTGAAGCAGCTCACTAGCCAGACCCCGGTGTTCTCCAAAGTTAGATAAACCATCAGGTCCTTTGGCATCAGGAGAAATGAGAAGATTGCCGTGCACCAGTCTGTGAGGCCAAGGCAGAAGAAATCTTGGAGAAAGTTCTGAAGGTGCGAGAATGcaagttaagaaaaaataacttctcaAACATTGGAAACTTTGGTTTTGGGCTTCAGGAACACATTGATCTGGGCACCAAATATGACCCAAGCACTGGTATCTACAGCCTGGACTTCTTCGTGGAGCTGGGTAAGCCAGATTTCAGCATCGCAGACAAGCAGCACAGGACAGGCTGCATTGGAGCCAAACACAGAATCAGCAAGGAGGCGGCCATGCTCTGGTTCCAGCAGAAGTATAATGTGATCATCCTTCCTGgcaaataaatttccatttctctccagaGGCCAATAAACAGTCTTcagcaaaatgtaaaaaaaaaaaaaaatatgaggagattaaaatatcacaaaacaTATACaaggaagcacacacacacatgtatgaaGTTACTCTATAGATGTGTGCAGGCTTAAGGTATAACAGGAGATGTACCTAAAAGTTTTAATCCTGTCATTCTCCACATGACAAAGCTGCTTTCCATATGATCTGCTACACGAGTATTCTAAGAAACACTCAAAGACATGCAAGCAAGTGCATTTGTAAGTTTCCACTGAGGCTGCCTAAAATAATCCCAGTTTTCCTGGAGAAGTCCTTATTTACATCCATTATCCCtgtataattattaatagcacatCCTCTTACTCTCCAAAGTGTCTGGATTTGGATAAGAAATTATGTGGTCACCCAACTAAAAAGAGCATAAACAGTTATTCATACCTTCTGGCTTCTGCTGTCTCCTAGACCCACTGACTTCCATCCCCTTTCTGACTAAGagagtctttctctgtcttttaccTTCTTTGCCCTCAAATTCTCATAAACTGAACCTACTCTTCCTGGTCAACCAATACTACGTCTTTAGTAGAGCTAGGCTTCAAAAATGAGAAGGACATTAACTGCAAGCGGTTCTGATTTATACATAGCCAAAAAtcctaaaggaaagaaatacaaaccCTAGCTATCTGCCTAAAATAGGTGGAAGAGGAATTACACAGGTACAAAGAATAAACATTGATACAATTTTACATAGTAACCACTGGTACAATGGTACAACATTGTTGTATATCGCTGTACAGGGTACCATAGATTGACTAGCAGTATTTAACAAACTtggatatatgcatatattttgacCCAGGAAGTCTACTCATAGGTGTATACCCAATAAAAATAAGTACATGTGTTTACCTAGATATATACCAAGAAGATTTATAGCACTGTGacacataatagccaaaaaacacCCACATGTCAATCAACGATAGACTGGATAATAAATTGTGGGatactaataaaatagaatttcataCAGCCATGAAAGTTAATAGCATAGACAAATGTCTCAAACCTATTATGGAGCAAAAGAAGCCAAGCACAGAAGAGtgcatactttatgattccatttacataaatttcaaaaacaaggaaattaatcTTTTGTGTTAGAAGTCAGACAGCAGTTATTCATGGTCGAGCAGTTAGGGGCTGGTGGCTGGAAAGGGATATGAAAGGTGTTTCAGGGTTGCCAACGATGTTCTGTCTATGGTAGGAGTGCTGCTTATGTGGATGTGTTTAGTTTGCGAAAATTCATCAAGCCATATCCTTATgttaatgttaaattaaaaaatttacttaaaacatacatgggaaatgaaaataaattaatattttaataaatcaccCTTCTAAACtactttaactttaaaattacTAAATACATTTGAGCCACAattcccttatttttaaaatgggcatttACTGACCTAACAACTTAGTATGTAGCACATGCaaaaaaacatcatttttatttctggtctATCTGGTGTCTCTTGAAATAAAACccacttttttccttaaataaagggaggaaatcaagaggaaaaagaattaatGCATATGGAGCAACTGCAGAGTGCCTGGCATTATCCTGGATGTATTCTAATGTAATATTATGTTTATAACAACTATACAATGTGCATGTGTGAGGCAgactatttttccaaagatggccataccagagcatgcacacacacacacaaacacacacatatcttGCATCCCACATGCTCTTGGTACAATAGGGCTGACACTCCTCCAATAAAGAGATTGGGTCTATGTTCCCTACCCTTGCATCTAAGTAGGGACTTGGGATTTCTCCAGCCAATAGAGTATgacagaagtgatgctatgtgacttccaagGTTCAGTCATAAAAGGATACAGCTTTCACCTCtatctttatctctctttttctttctttctccctctgtcactCTGTATgcattgttatttctcttttgtcatGCCCTAGCCTTCAGGACAGTCATTTTGGAACCCTTTGGCTTGTCTCAAGATATACCACAAGCCAGCAAGTTTATGGTCATTTATCCAATGTTGAGCGGAAGCAAAAGCCCTCTAGGGCCTGCATGCTAGTGGGTGGACATCAGGAAAAATACTCAAGGAAAATGGCCAGGGAATAATCTAATATACGTCTAGATTACTTGGTTCAATTCCTCTTCACTACTCAAGCAGGTTGGGAGTTTAGAACCGTTATCAACTCATTATACTGGATCCCCAAAAAAGAAACATCATCTGTGGCTAAATTAGATGGAGAAAAAGTCAACATAGGAAGGGGGCAAAGATATGTGCCTGACATGGCCTTGGCTCTAGAAGGgcagaaaaagatataaaatattcccTGAGAATGTCTAACTACCTCTGTTTCAGGCAAAATATTCATATTACATATAGAACCCAAAAAAACCCAGTTATTTTCTGGAGaatagaatttgaacccagatatcAAAGAATTTCCCTAGACGAATATCCAAGGATCATGAGCTCATAATGAAAATCactaaacaaacacaaaataagcCACCAGGAATGAGAATCATCATGAATGATAAAGCACAAGCTACAGAATCAGACCTGCAAAATTAGTAGGCTCATAGGGGaaggatacaaaataaatgtattaatgtgttcaaaaaaataaaagagcaagttGAAAGGATAGAGAATGAAACATCAAAATTGAcaaggcagatttttaaaagaataaagaggaactttcagaaataaaaacatgatgtTTGAAATTAGGAATTCTATAAATACATTAAACAGCCTATTAGACATaggtaaagagaaaataagtaaactgGAGGATAGATctaaagaaattatccagaagTCAGCATCAGCTGAGGGGAGGGGGTGTGACTACGaattagaaatataattgatgaaATGTAGAAATAAAGAGGGTCCAACAGATATGTAGAGAGCATCTACCACATTCTAGGCCTTATTATCTGGTCTAAGAATAAAGCAAGAATTAAAatagacacagcccctgccctgtcATATATGTAATCTAGATGGAGAAACCTAGAATAGACAGAAGTTTACACATAACTAGTTATAAATACAATGATTTTGCCAGAAAGAAGTTATGGGTTGCTAGGAAATCATTTAACCAGGGGCCCTATTGAGTCT
This region includes:
- the LOC103551582 gene encoding olfactory receptor 8B4; amino-acid sequence: MSLQKRMTLRNSSSVTEFILMGLSEQSEFQFILFLLFLGIYVLTVVGNLGLITLIALSSSLHTPMYFFLFNLSFIDLCYSCVFTPQMLKDFVSENIISYMGCMAQLFFFCFFVNSECYVLVSMAYDRYVAICNPLLYTVTMSPQVCSGLVFGSYVIGFAGAMAHTGSMLRLTFCDSNIIDHYLCEVLPLLQLSCTSTHVNKLVFFIVVGVVITLSSISIFISYAFILSNILCIPSAEGRSKAFSTCGSHIVAVAVFFGSGAFTYLTTSFPGSRDQRKFASVFYTNVVPMLNPLIYSLRNKDVKLALSKTLKRVLF